The Streptococcus oralis Uo5 genome includes a window with the following:
- a CDS encoding PTS sugar transporter subunit IIA — MSKSLILVSHGRFCEELKGSTEMIMGPQDNIHAVALLPEDGPEEFTAKFEAAIEGLDDFLVFADLLGGTPCNVVSRLIMEGRDIELYAGMNLPMVIEFINASLTGADADYKSRAAESIVKVNDLLAGFDDDEDE, encoded by the coding sequence ATGAGCAAATCATTAATTTTGGTGAGTCATGGTCGTTTCTGTGAAGAACTTAAAGGTAGCACTGAAATGATCATGGGTCCACAGGACAACATTCATGCAGTGGCTCTTCTTCCAGAAGATGGTCCAGAAGAATTTACTGCAAAATTTGAAGCTGCTATCGAAGGATTGGATGATTTCCTAGTCTTTGCGGACCTTCTCGGTGGAACACCATGTAACGTGGTAAGCCGTTTGATCATGGAAGGTCGCGACATTGAACTCTACGCAGGGATGAATCTTCCAATGGTGATTGAATTTATCAATGCCAGCCTTACAGGTGCAGATGCGGACTACAAGAGCCGTGCTGCAGAAAGCATTGTGAAAGTCAATGATCTGTTAGCGGGCTTCGATGATGACGAAGATGAATAA
- a CDS encoding SIS domain-containing protein, which yields MLNYTKEELLELGAEITTREIYQQPDVWKEAFEAYQAKREEIAAFLQGIADKHDYIKVILTGAGTSAYVGDTLVPYFKEVYDERKWNFNAIATTDIVANPETYLKKDVATVLVSFARSGNSPESVATVDLAKALVDDLYQVTITCAADGKLALQAHGDERNLLLLQPAASNDAGFAMTSSFTSMMLTALLVFDPTEFAVKAERFEVVTNLARKVLENAADVKELVDLDFNRVIYLGAGPFFGLAHEAQLKILELTAGQVATMYESPVGFRHGPKSLINENTVVLVFGTTTDYTRKYDLDLVREVAGDQIARRVVLLSDQAFGLENVKEVALGCGGVLNDIYRVFPYIVYAQLFALLTSLKVENKPDTPSPTGTVNRVVQGVIIHEYQK from the coding sequence ATGCTAAATTACACAAAAGAAGAATTACTTGAACTGGGTGCAGAAATCACGACTCGTGAAATCTACCAACAGCCTGATGTATGGAAAGAAGCTTTTGAAGCCTATCAAGCGAAACGTGAAGAAATTGCAGCCTTTCTGCAAGGTATCGCTGATAAACATGACTATATTAAGGTTATCTTGACAGGCGCTGGGACTTCTGCTTATGTGGGAGATACCTTGGTGCCTTACTTTAAGGAAGTCTATGACGAACGCAAATGGAATTTCAATGCCATTGCGACAACTGATATTGTTGCCAATCCAGAAACTTATTTGAAAAAAGATGTGGCGACTGTTCTTGTATCCTTTGCTCGTAGTGGGAATTCACCTGAAAGTGTGGCGACGGTTGATTTGGCCAAAGCCTTGGTTGATGACCTCTATCAAGTGACCATTACATGTGCTGCAGATGGTAAATTGGCTCTTCAAGCTCATGGCGATGAGCGCAATCTTTTGCTCTTGCAACCAGCTGCTTCCAATGACGCTGGATTTGCCATGACTTCTAGCTTTACGTCCATGATGCTAACAGCTCTCTTGGTCTTTGATCCTACAGAATTTGCTGTGAAAGCTGAACGTTTTGAAGTTGTGACTAACCTTGCGCGTAAGGTTCTAGAAAATGCAGCAGACGTCAAAGAGCTTGTTGATTTAGACTTTAACCGCGTCATCTATCTTGGTGCTGGTCCTTTCTTTGGACTTGCTCATGAAGCTCAGCTCAAGATTTTGGAATTAACAGCTGGCCAAGTTGCGACCATGTATGAAAGTCCAGTCGGCTTCCGTCACGGTCCAAAATCTCTTATCAACGAAAATACAGTTGTTTTGGTCTTTGGCACAACGACAGACTACACTCGCAAGTACGATTTGGACTTGGTTCGTGAAGTGGCTGGTGATCAGATTGCTCGTCGTGTTGTGCTTTTGAGTGATCAAGCCTTTGGTCTTGAAAATGTCAAAGAAGTAGCACTTGGTTGTGGCGGTGTCTTGAACGATATTTACCGTGTCTTCCCTTATATCGTATATGCTCAACTCTTTGCCCTATTGACTTCGCTTAAAGTGGAAAACAAACCAGATACACCATCTCCTACTGGCACTGTAAACCGTGTGGTACAAGGTGTGATCATTCATGAATATCAAAAATAA
- the lacD gene encoding tagatose-bisphosphate aldolase, which yields MSKLQLSPNKVACLQKLSDENGIISALAFDQRGALKRLMAQYQTEEPTVAQMEELKVLVADELTKYASSMLLDPEYGLPATKALDANAGLLLAYEKTGYDTTSTKRLPDCLDVWSAKRIKEQGADAVKFLLYYDVDSADELNQEKQAYIERIGSECVAEDIPFFLEILAYDEKIADAGSAEYAKVKPHKVIGAMKVFSDPRFNIDVLKVEVPVNVKYVEGFGDGEIVHTREETAAFFKAQDEATNLPYIYLSAGVSAKLFQETLVFAHESGANFNGVLCGRATWAGSVEAYIKDGEAAAREWLRTTGFENIDELNKVLKTTATSWTERVEA from the coding sequence ATGAGTAAATTACAATTAAGTCCCAATAAAGTAGCTTGCTTGCAAAAACTATCTGACGAGAACGGCATTATCTCAGCTCTTGCCTTTGACCAACGTGGTGCTTTGAAACGTCTCATGGCTCAATACCAAACAGAGGAACCAACTGTGGCTCAAATGGAAGAACTCAAAGTCTTGGTAGCAGATGAATTGACAAAATACGCATCCTCTATGCTTCTAGACCCAGAGTATGGACTTCCAGCTACAAAAGCGCTTGATGCCAATGCTGGTCTTCTCCTTGCTTATGAGAAAACAGGTTACGACACAACAAGCACCAAACGCTTGCCTGACTGTTTGGATGTTTGGTCTGCAAAACGTATCAAGGAACAAGGTGCAGATGCTGTGAAGTTCTTGCTTTATTATGACGTAGACAGCGCTGACGAACTTAACCAAGAAAAACAAGCTTACATTGAACGTATCGGTTCAGAGTGTGTGGCGGAAGACATTCCATTCTTCCTTGAAATCCTCGCTTACGATGAAAAAATCGCTGACGCAGGTTCTGCAGAATACGCAAAAGTAAAACCACACAAGGTTATCGGTGCTATGAAAGTCTTCTCAGACCCACGCTTTAACATTGATGTTTTGAAAGTGGAAGTTCCAGTCAATGTGAAATACGTTGAAGGCTTTGGTGATGGTGAAATCGTGCATACACGCGAAGAAACGGCAGCCTTCTTTAAAGCACAAGATGAAGCAACAAATCTTCCATACATCTACTTGAGTGCGGGTGTATCAGCCAAACTCTTCCAAGAAACACTTGTCTTTGCTCACGAATCAGGCGCAAACTTCAACGGAGTTCTTTGTGGCCGTGCAACTTGGGCTGGATCAGTTGAAGCCTACATCAAAGACGGTGAGGCAGCAGCTCGTGAATGGCTTCGTACAACTGGATTTGAGAACATTGACGAACTCAACAAAGTTCTCAAAACTACAGCGACTTCATGGACTGAACGTGTAGAAGCATAA
- a CDS encoding aldose epimerase family protein yields MKAYTERVFGNHEGKDVLAYRFETDAGYQLEVMTYGATILRYVTPDKAGNFANVILGFDDFASYVGNSPKHGASVGPVAGRIAGATFELNGKTYDLEVNNASNCNHSGSTGWDSSLFELVEVSDHGLTLYTERTDGTGGFPGNLKIWISYHLEETGAYEVSYKVTTDQDTLVNPTNHSYFNLSGDFTQTVDRHVFQLNTEGIYPIAPDGVPAKTPDANRDVVKHIYNGALLKDIFAEDDEQIQLVSGLDHPFALPAGHDNAGFLYDQNSGRFLLFKTEAPCFVVYTANFVDESVIIAGQPMVQHNGIALEAQALPDAIHSDLKDQVILKAGETFTSKTRYELVVK; encoded by the coding sequence ATGAAAGCATACACAGAGCGTGTATTTGGAAATCATGAGGGTAAGGATGTCTTGGCCTATCGCTTTGAAACGGATGCAGGCTATCAGCTGGAGGTTATGACCTATGGAGCGACGATTTTACGCTACGTAACTCCTGACAAGGCTGGAAATTTTGCCAATGTGATTTTGGGTTTTGATGATTTTGCTAGCTACGTAGGCAATAGTCCCAAGCATGGAGCAAGTGTAGGTCCTGTAGCGGGCCGTATTGCAGGTGCAACATTTGAGCTCAATGGCAAGACCTATGACCTTGAAGTCAACAATGCTAGCAACTGTAACCACAGTGGTTCAACAGGTTGGGATTCGAGCTTGTTTGAATTGGTCGAGGTGAGCGACCATGGCTTGACCCTCTACACAGAGCGTACAGACGGGACAGGAGGATTTCCTGGTAATCTTAAGATTTGGATTAGCTACCACTTGGAAGAAACTGGTGCCTACGAAGTCAGCTATAAGGTGACGACAGATCAGGATACGCTGGTCAATCCAACTAATCACAGCTACTTCAACTTGTCTGGTGATTTCACGCAGACAGTTGACCGCCATGTCTTCCAACTAAACACAGAGGGCATTTACCCAATTGCTCCGGACGGTGTTCCAGCAAAAACTCCAGATGCCAATCGCGACGTGGTGAAACACATCTACAATGGTGCTTTGTTGAAGGATATCTTTGCAGAGGACGATGAGCAAATCCAGCTGGTATCTGGTTTGGATCACCCATTTGCTCTTCCTGCAGGTCATGACAATGCTGGTTTCCTTTATGACCAAAACTCAGGTCGTTTCCTACTTTTCAAGACAGAGGCCCCTTGCTTTGTGGTCTACACAGCAAACTTTGTGGATGAGAGTGTCATCATAGCTGGTCAGCCAATGGTACAGCACAATGGGATTGCCCTTGAAGCGCAAGCTTTACCAGATGCCATTCACAGCGACCTCAAAGACCAAGTCATTCTCAAAGCAGGGGAAACTTTCACCAGCAAAACTCGCTACGAGCTTGTTGTAAAATAA
- a CDS encoding VOC family protein, with translation MTYAYQSHIYLAEAVLNVKDLKSQTAFYHQTIGLEILSQTEAEAILGLGRKALVHLIQAEKSGEVREHYGLYHLAILLPTRKALADVLKHLSDLRIPLVGGADHGYSEALYLEDLEGNGIELYRDKPVSSWDIREDGRIIGVTEALAAQDIYELGEKVDPFILAEGTRMGHIHLSVKDSHAASRFYQKVLGLEDKFSIPSASWIAAGQYHHHLAVNEWAGKGLAPREQGLPGLAYYVLEVERKEELLDIVQQAQELEAPIKWLNSSELDLVDPDGIVTRIRLAR, from the coding sequence ATGACTTATGCTTACCAAAGCCACATTTACCTAGCAGAGGCGGTTTTAAATGTCAAGGATTTGAAGAGTCAAACGGCTTTTTATCATCAGACTATTGGCTTGGAGATTTTATCGCAAACGGAGGCAGAAGCGATTTTGGGACTAGGTAGAAAAGCCTTGGTCCACTTGATTCAGGCAGAAAAGTCTGGCGAAGTAAGGGAGCATTATGGGCTCTACCATCTGGCGATTTTGTTGCCGACACGAAAAGCTTTGGCAGATGTCTTGAAACACCTAAGTGATTTGCGTATTCCTCTGGTCGGGGGTGCAGATCATGGATACAGTGAAGCCCTTTATCTGGAGGATTTGGAAGGAAATGGCATTGAACTCTACCGTGATAAGCCAGTGTCTTCATGGGATATTCGAGAAGACGGTCGTATTATCGGTGTGACCGAAGCCCTTGCGGCACAGGACATCTATGAGTTAGGGGAAAAGGTGGATCCCTTTATCCTAGCGGAAGGGACGAGAATGGGGCATATCCATCTATCGGTTAAGGATAGCCACGCGGCGAGTCGGTTTTATCAAAAAGTGTTGGGGCTAGAGGATAAATTTAGTATTCCGAGTGCTAGTTGGATAGCGGCAGGTCAGTACCATCACCACCTGGCTGTTAACGAATGGGCTGGAAAAGGTCTGGCTCCGCGTGAGCAAGGCTTGCCAGGCTTGGCCTACTACGTCCTTGAGGTCGAAAGAAAGGAAGAACTCTTGGACATCGTTCAGCAAGCACAAGAGCTAGAAGCACCGATCAAATGGCTAAATTCGAGTGAACTGGATCTTGTAGACCCAGATGGGATTGTGACCCGCATTCGCTTGGCACGATGA